A region from the Pelobates fuscus isolate aPelFus1 chromosome 1, aPelFus1.pri, whole genome shotgun sequence genome encodes:
- the GPR34 gene encoding probable G-protein coupled receptor 34, translating into MDAIFSSTASHTTYRNGVMYNFSTVSELLTTGASNKSECLKDERSLGVALAVLYGIIFVIGLLGNILALYVFLCVHNKRNSVQVYLLNTAIADLLLIFCLPFRIAYYLTQQWDMGIVFCKVIGNLFYLNMYMSIILLGLISIDRYMKMKKSLRRHRVSKRKRSIQICCILWVAGAIAVVVLITAQSMRAQSNPKECFYYTDKKDAVWQAVFNYFIVLVFWIVFLSLILSYMKIAKNLLRISKERSHLPSAGKYNGTAWKSFFVLFIFTICFVPYHTFRIFYITSQLKNTSCYWTDIIHKTNEIMLVFSALNSCLDPVMYFLLSSSIRKTTFQLLCRVSRDSMRSESNTSDLHHGHTLNENACASTHSLHSRSIISPKLVKK; encoded by the coding sequence ATGGATGCTATATTTTCTTCTACAGCTAGTCACACCACATATAGAAATGGAGTAATGTATAATTTTTCTACAGTTTCAGAATTGCTTACTACAGGAGCATCTAACAAATCAGAGTGTTTAAAGGATGAACGATCACTTGGTGTTGCTCTAGCTGTTTTATATGGAATAATTTTTGTTATTGGTCTGCTGGGCAACATATTAGCCTTATATGTTTTTCTATGTGTCCACAACAAGAGGAATTCGGTGCAAGTTTACCTCCTTAATACAGCTATTGCAGATCTGTTACTGATTTTTTGTCTTCCCTTTCGGATCGCATATTATCTTACACAACAGTGGGACATGGGCATAGTTTTCTGTAAAGTGATTGGAAATTTATTTTACCTGAATATGTACATGAGCATCATTCTTTTGGGTCTAATAAGCATAGACCGTTATATGAAAATGAAAAAGTCTCTACGACGGCACAGAGTGTCCAAGAGAAAACGTAGCATtcaaatttgctgtattttgtggGTGGCAGGAGCCATAGCAGTGGTGGTTCTCATAACTGCTCAGTCAATGAGAGCACAATCAAACCCAAAAGAGTGTTTTTACTACACTGACAAAAAAGATGCAGTGTGGCAAGCAGTTTTCAATTACTTCATTGTGCTTGTCTTTTGGATTGTTTTTCTATCTCTAATCTTGTCCTATATGAAAATTGCAAAAAACCTTCTGAGAATATCCAAGGAAAGATCTCATTTGCCAAGTGCTGGGAAATACAATGGAACTGCATGGAAATCCTTTTTTGTGCTCTTCATCTTTACTATATGTTTTGTCCCATACCATACCTTCAGGATTTTTTATATTACATCTCAACTGAAGAATACTTCATGTTACTGGACAGATATTATTCACAAAACCAATGAGATAATGCTGGTATTTTCTGCTTTGAACAGCTGCCTAGACCCAGTAATGTACTTTCTACTATCTAGCAGCATCCGCAAAACCACATTTCAGCTGCTCTGCAGAGTCAGTCGGGACTCCATGAGGAGCGAGAGCAATACTTCAGACCTTCATCATGGACATACGTTGAATGAAAACGCTTGCGCATCCACTCATAGTCTTCATTCACGTAGTATCATTAGTCCGAAGCTTGTCAAAAAATAA
- the GPR82 gene encoding probable G-protein coupled receptor 82, whose amino-acid sequence MWNNSSCLKPGSISTIGLPIIYSVMFLPSMIGNLITLWIFIRYITKKTSTHIYLINLAISNVMVSTGMPFQIAYYINADNWYYTSAKCSIVITASNILTHSSMCVSITIFCWIAISRYATVVRNVEIMPHTAQTSYEKILFGYILQSFRNPKFAKWLCSCVWIAILCPNVFFSSVSLDKKSNKLCFNEDVEIGKPHIRIGSMFESACYFIFIILVLLFYYFFIKHIENLQANSSIGEKYLVHSTVRRNIIVIILLLVICFAPYHCCKFLLYGLGTKCQLQSNLVEAKNMLLCLAEFRSCSDPIVYLCLDEVFKKNMQHLFGKAPDNSTNSTQANKRNTIQISFTNATVKQNAEISLTNVIDD is encoded by the coding sequence ATGTGGAATAATTCATCATGCCTCAAACCCGGAAGTATTTCTACTATTGGACTCCCTATAATCTACTCCGTGATGTTTTTACCAAGTATGATTGGAAACCTTATAACTCTGTGGATATTTATAAGATACATAACCAAAAAAACCTCAACACACATCTACCTAATTAACTTGGCAATCTCAAATGTAATGGTGTCAACCGGTATGCCCTTCCAAATTGCTTATTACATCAACGCAGACAACTGGTACTACACATCTGCAAAATGTAGCATTGTTATCACAGCTTCCAATATACTCACtcacagcagtatgtgtgtgagcatTACCATATTTTGCTGGATTGCCATCAGTCGTTACGCCACAGTAGTAAGAAATGTAGAAATAATGCCACATACAGCACAGACCTCTTATGAGAAAATCCTCTTCGGATATATTCTACAATCATTCCGCAACCCTAAATTTGCTAAGTGGCTTTGCTCATGTGTTTGGATCGCCATTTTATGTCCAAATGTTTTTTTCTCGTCAGTATCCCTGGACAAAAAGTCTAATAAACTTTGCTTTAATGAAGATGTTGAAATTGGGAAGCCGCATATTCGAATAGGGTCAATGTTTGAATCtgcttgttattttatttttattatattagtattattattttattatttctttatcaAGCACATAGAAAATTTACAAGCAAATAGCAGTATAGGTGAAAAGTATTTAGTACACAGTACTGTACGAAGAAACATTATTGTAATAATCTTATTACTGGTCATCTGTTTTGCACCATATCATTGCTGTAAGTTCCTTCTCTATGGGCTTGGAACAAAATGTCAACTACAAAGCAACTTAGTTGAAGCCAAAAATATGTTGCTATGTCTGGCTGAATTCAGGAGCTGCTCTGATCCAATTGTGTACTTGTGTTTAGATGAGGTCTTTAAGAAAAATATGCAACATCTTTTTGGTAAGGCTCCTGACAATTCAACAAACTCAACACAAGCAAACAAACGAAACACAATTCAAATTTCATTTACAAATGCTACAGTGAAACAAAATGCAGAAATATCACTAACAAATGTAATAGATGATTGA